A DNA window from Phragmites australis chromosome 11, lpPhrAust1.1, whole genome shotgun sequence contains the following coding sequences:
- the LOC133885101 gene encoding peptide chain release factor 1, mitochondrial-like isoform X3, which yields MEQRMKLIEQRSTYLQERINQPAALPEEYSRANKEFCKLEGTLELTMELRLKREEIEGLKSLVTNAREEKDMREMAAEELLEAVKEEKRLQHELFRSLLPKDEADESNCILEELEEKRHLCLQWIYSKCRHEKYAQKNVWKFDVIDIMESALKGYKRVPVIEKSGRVHTSAVSAAVLPQADEVDVQMRNEDLRIDTYRSGGSGGQSVNTTDSAVRITHVPTGTVVAIQDERLQHMESSS from the exons ATGGAGCAGAGAATGAAGTTGATCGAGCAGAGGAGCACATATCTCCAGGAGCGAATCAACCAG CCAGCCGCCTTGCCCGAAGAGTACTCGAGGGCTAACAAGGAGTTCTGCAAGCTGGAGGGGACGTTGGAGTTGACCATGGAGCTGAGATTGAAACGGGAG GAAATTGAGGGTTTGAAATCTTTGGTAACAAACGCACGTGAAGAGAAAGACATGCGTGAGATGGCAGCTGAGGAGCTACTTGAGGCTGTCAAGGAGGAGAAACGATTGCAACATGAGCTGTTTAGATCATTGCTTCCAAAAGATGAAGCAGATGAGAGTAATTGCATATTGGAG GAACTGGAGGAGAAGAGGCATCTTTGTTTGCAATGGATATATTCAAAATGTAG GCACGAGAAATATGCCCAGAAGAATGTTTGGAAATTTGATGTTATTGACATAATGGAGTCTGCTTTGAAAGGATACAAG CGAGTGCCAGTAATAGAGAAGTCTGGACGGGTGCACACCAGTGCTGTATCAGCAGCTGTTCTTCCTCAAGCTGATGAG GTTGATGTCCAAATGCGGAATGAGGACCTGAGAATTGATACCTACAGATCAGGTGGCTCTGGAGGCCAGTCTGTCAATACAACTGATAGTGCTGTTAGGATAACTCATGTTCCAACTGGAACAGTGGTTGCAATCCAAGACGAGAGATTACAGCACATG GAAAGCAGTTCCTAG
- the LOC133885101 gene encoding peptide chain release factor 1, mitochondrial-like isoform X1 produces MEQRMKLIEQRSTYLQERINQPAALPEEYSRANKEFCKLEGTLELTMELRLKREEIEGLKSLVTNAREEKDMREMAAEELLEAVKEEKRLQHELFRSLLPKDEADESNCILEELEEKRHLCLQWIYSKCRHEKYAQKNVWKFDVIDIMESALKGYKRVPVIEKSGRVHTSAVSAAVLPQADEVDVQMRNEDLRIDTYRSGGSGGQSVNTTDSAVRITHVPTGTVVAIQDERLQHMLCSNDWHLEYGHQEKRVRTSYMKMEGSSGMSRL; encoded by the exons ATGGAGCAGAGAATGAAGTTGATCGAGCAGAGGAGCACATATCTCCAGGAGCGAATCAACCAG CCAGCCGCCTTGCCCGAAGAGTACTCGAGGGCTAACAAGGAGTTCTGCAAGCTGGAGGGGACGTTGGAGTTGACCATGGAGCTGAGATTGAAACGGGAG GAAATTGAGGGTTTGAAATCTTTGGTAACAAACGCACGTGAAGAGAAAGACATGCGTGAGATGGCAGCTGAGGAGCTACTTGAGGCTGTCAAGGAGGAGAAACGATTGCAACATGAGCTGTTTAGATCATTGCTTCCAAAAGATGAAGCAGATGAGAGTAATTGCATATTGGAG GAACTGGAGGAGAAGAGGCATCTTTGTTTGCAATGGATATATTCAAAATGTAG GCACGAGAAATATGCCCAGAAGAATGTTTGGAAATTTGATGTTATTGACATAATGGAGTCTGCTTTGAAAGGATACAAG CGAGTGCCAGTAATAGAGAAGTCTGGACGGGTGCACACCAGTGCTGTATCAGCAGCTGTTCTTCCTCAAGCTGATGAG GTTGATGTCCAAATGCGGAATGAGGACCTGAGAATTGATACCTACAGATCAGGTGGCTCTGGAGGCCAGTCTGTCAATACAACTGATAGTGCTGTTAGGATAACTCATGTTCCAACTGGAACAGTGGTTGCAATCCAAGACGAGAGATTACAGCACATG CTTTGTAGCAACGACTGGCATCTAGAATATGGTCATCAAGAAAAGAG GGTTCGAACCAGCTACATGAAGATGGAAGGATCGTCAGGCATGTCAAGACTATAA
- the LOC133885101 gene encoding peptide chain release factor 1, mitochondrial-like isoform X2 translates to MEQRMKLIEQRSTYLQERINQPAALPEEYSRANKEFCKLEGTLELTMELRLKREEIEGLKSLVTNAREEKDMREMAAEELLEAVKEEKRLQHELFRSLLPKDEADESNCILEELEEKRHLCLQWIYSKCRHEKYAQKNVWKFDVIDIMESALKGYKRVPVIEKSGRVHTSAVSAAVLPQADEVDVQMRNEDLRIDTYRSGGSGGQSVNTTDSAVRITHVPTGTVVAIQDERLQHMNKAKTTV, encoded by the exons ATGGAGCAGAGAATGAAGTTGATCGAGCAGAGGAGCACATATCTCCAGGAGCGAATCAACCAG CCAGCCGCCTTGCCCGAAGAGTACTCGAGGGCTAACAAGGAGTTCTGCAAGCTGGAGGGGACGTTGGAGTTGACCATGGAGCTGAGATTGAAACGGGAG GAAATTGAGGGTTTGAAATCTTTGGTAACAAACGCACGTGAAGAGAAAGACATGCGTGAGATGGCAGCTGAGGAGCTACTTGAGGCTGTCAAGGAGGAGAAACGATTGCAACATGAGCTGTTTAGATCATTGCTTCCAAAAGATGAAGCAGATGAGAGTAATTGCATATTGGAG GAACTGGAGGAGAAGAGGCATCTTTGTTTGCAATGGATATATTCAAAATGTAG GCACGAGAAATATGCCCAGAAGAATGTTTGGAAATTTGATGTTATTGACATAATGGAGTCTGCTTTGAAAGGATACAAG CGAGTGCCAGTAATAGAGAAGTCTGGACGGGTGCACACCAGTGCTGTATCAGCAGCTGTTCTTCCTCAAGCTGATGAG GTTGATGTCCAAATGCGGAATGAGGACCTGAGAATTGATACCTACAGATCAGGTGGCTCTGGAGGCCAGTCTGTCAATACAACTGATAGTGCTGTTAGGATAACTCATGTTCCAACTGGAACAGTGGTTGCAATCCAAGACGAGAGATTACAGCACATG aacAAGGCCAAAACAACTGTATGA
- the LOC133885101 gene encoding peptide chain release factor 1, mitochondrial-like isoform X4 — MELRLKREEIEGLKSLVTNAREEKDMREMAAEELLEAVKEEKRLQHELFRSLLPKDEADESNCILEELEEKRHLCLQWIYSKCRHEKYAQKNVWKFDVIDIMESALKGYKRVPVIEKSGRVHTSAVSAAVLPQADEVDVQMRNEDLRIDTYRSGGSGGQSVNTTDSAVRITHVPTGTVVAIQDERLQHMLCSNDWHLEYGHQEKRVRTSYMKMEGSSGMSRL; from the exons ATGGAGCTGAGATTGAAACGGGAG GAAATTGAGGGTTTGAAATCTTTGGTAACAAACGCACGTGAAGAGAAAGACATGCGTGAGATGGCAGCTGAGGAGCTACTTGAGGCTGTCAAGGAGGAGAAACGATTGCAACATGAGCTGTTTAGATCATTGCTTCCAAAAGATGAAGCAGATGAGAGTAATTGCATATTGGAG GAACTGGAGGAGAAGAGGCATCTTTGTTTGCAATGGATATATTCAAAATGTAG GCACGAGAAATATGCCCAGAAGAATGTTTGGAAATTTGATGTTATTGACATAATGGAGTCTGCTTTGAAAGGATACAAG CGAGTGCCAGTAATAGAGAAGTCTGGACGGGTGCACACCAGTGCTGTATCAGCAGCTGTTCTTCCTCAAGCTGATGAG GTTGATGTCCAAATGCGGAATGAGGACCTGAGAATTGATACCTACAGATCAGGTGGCTCTGGAGGCCAGTCTGTCAATACAACTGATAGTGCTGTTAGGATAACTCATGTTCCAACTGGAACAGTGGTTGCAATCCAAGACGAGAGATTACAGCACATG CTTTGTAGCAACGACTGGCATCTAGAATATGGTCATCAAGAAAAGAG GGTTCGAACCAGCTACATGAAGATGGAAGGATCGTCAGGCATGTCAAGACTATAA